From one Cucurbita pepo subsp. pepo cultivar mu-cu-16 chromosome LG17, ASM280686v2, whole genome shotgun sequence genomic stretch:
- the LOC111778771 gene encoding LRR receptor-like serine/threonine-protein kinase IOS1: MYVICFLGFISLACGTPEGTRFTDSLSNVSYVSDAPYIKSGVSGSIRATIGRGGPYPRHMKMLRSFPQGVRSCYNVSIVKGIKYLIRASFLYENYDGLNVPPAFDIYIGNSFWETVDFTDIHMEHFIDLIHITSSKDVHICLINTGNGVPIISSLEFRPLLNITYQTVSGSLSLDSRLDFGPKDYQEYRYPYDAYDRIWSSFNYYGDESVTTNLSVGMIEQNNYQVPSIVMKTASILKDISWNTRNLSQYYVFMHFSEVLELQPNQSRVFNITLNGNFFYGPLTPSYLTTLTVSNEDPLDATDELAFSLISTENATLPPIINALEIYYVKDVIELEANQEDVSAITNIKLSYGIKRDWQGNPCVPMEYPWSGLRCSNATDPRIISLNLSASGLRGEISSYIPNLTRLQTLDLSHNELSGELPEFLTNMPNLRVLILTRNKLTGSVPEVLLQRAEAKSLALSVGENPDLCTSLKCDNKRKNNKRKNNKRNNYFLLLLALPLSIIMVTLVIYKRRRQREQLKRSIQKRLLSSKNQQVGYSEILVITDNLKTAIGEGGFGKVYLGVLSDKIQVAIKLLSASSRQGSNEFKAEAQILAIVHHRNLVSLVGYCDEAENKALIYEFMANGNLRKNLSDSTTKVLSWMQRLQIALDAAQGLEYLHNCCKPPIIHRDLKTSNILLNEKMQAKISDFGLSRIFANENDTHLATCPAGTFGYVDPTIHLSGNFTKKSDVYSFGIVLFELITGQPVIISSSENNIHIVDWAMPLISEGRHESIVDQRLEGPIESCSARKFMELALSCTHPTSTQRPEMSDVVKQLIECQEMAQNRPPAHTPLNNEHFSYTSIGSDSILSPR; encoded by the exons ATGTATGTTATTTGTTTCCTAGGCTTCATTAGTTTAGCTTGTGGAACACCAGAAGGTACGAGATTTACAGACTCGTTGAGTAACGTTAGCTATGTTTCTGATGCACCCTATATAAAGAGCGGTGTAAGTGGAAGCATACGTGCAACAATTGGACGTGGAGGTCCTTATCCAAGGCACATGAAGATGCTCAGAAGCTTCCCTCAGGGAGTTAGGAGCTGTTACAATGTAAGCATTGTTAAGGGTATTAAGTATTTGATTCGAGCGAGTTTCTTGTACGAGAATTACGACGGCCTGAACGTTCCACCGGCGTTCGATATCTACATTGGGAATAGCTTTTGGGAGACTGTAGACTTCACTGACATACACATGGAACATTTCATAGATCTCATACATATTACCTCTTCAAAGGATGTGCACATTTGTTTGATCAATACAGGGAATGGAGTGCCAATTATTTCATCTTTAGAATTTAGACCTTTACTCAACATCACTTATCAAACCGTGTCGGGATCCTTATCGCTCGATTCTCGATTAGACTTCGGTCCAAAAGATTATCAAGAATACAG ATACCCTTATGATGCTTACGATCGCATTTGGTCGTCATTTAACTACTATGGTGACGAATCAGTAACAACCAATCTTTCAGTAGGTATGATTGAGCAGAACAATTATCAAGTGCCATCCATTGTGATGAAAACTGCTTCCATTTTAAAGGATATTTCGTGGAATACGAGGAATTTGTCTCAATATTATGTATTTATGCACTTTTCCGAGGTTCTTGAGCTTCAACCCAACCAAAGTAGAGTGTTCAATATCACCCTCAATGGGAACTTTTTTTATGGACCTCTAACTCCAAGTTACTTGACCACTCTAACTGTTTCCAATGAAGATCCATTGGATGCAACAGATGAGcttgcattttctttgatttcgaCCGAGAATGCGACGCTTCCTCCCATCATCAATGCTCTCGAGATATATTACGTGAAAGACGTGATCGAGTTGGAAGCAAATCAAGAAGATG TAAGTGCCATTACCAATATCAAGTTAAGTTATGGGATAAAGAGGGATTGGCAAGGAAATCCATGTGTGCCAATGGAATACCCTTGGAGTGGATTGCGTTGTAGCAATGCAACTGATCCAAGAATCATATCCTT GAATTTATCAGCAAGTGGATTGAGAGGTGAAATATCTTCTTACATACCAAATCTAACGAGGTTGCAAACACT GGACTTGTCCCACAATGAATTGAGTGGAGAACTGCCAGAGTTCTTAACAAATATGCCAAATTTAAGAGTTCT CATTTTAACCAGAAACAAGCTCACAGGCTCAGTTCCTGAAGTTCTCTTGCAAAGGGCTGAAGCTAAATCACTTGCATTAAG TGTTGGTGAAAATCCAGATCTTTGTACATCACTTAAATGTGATAACAAGAGGAAGAACAACAAGAGGAAGAACAACAAGAGGAACAattactttcttcttcttctagctCTGCCCCTATCTATCATAATGGTTACTCTAGTAATCTACAAAAGAAGGAGACAAAGAG AGCAGCTCAAAAGATCAATCCAGAAAAGGTTGCTTAGTTCAAAGAACCAACAAGTTGGTTACTCTGAGATACTGGTTATAACAGATAACTTGAAAACAGCTATAGGAGAAGGAGGTTTTGGAAAAGTATATTTGGGTGTACTGAGTGATAAAATTCAAGTGGCCATTAAGTTGCTATCTGCATCATCACGACAAGGCTCAAATGAGTTCAAAGCAGAG GCTCAAATATTAGCCATTGTTCATCATAGAAATCTGGTTTCTCTCGTTGGTTACTGTGATGAGGCTGAGAATAAGGCGctcatttatgaatttatggCTAATGGAAATCTACGCAAAAATCTATCTG ATTCAACAACAAAGGTCTTGAGTTGGATGCAAAGACTCCAAATTGCACTTGATGCAGCTcaag GGCTGGAATATTTGCACAATTGTTGCAAGCCGCCTATCATTCACAGAGATTTGAAGACTTCAAACATcttattgaatgaaaaaatgCAGGCTAAGATATCAGATTTTGGACTGTCCAGGATATTtgcaaatgaaaatgatactCATTTGGCCACATGTCCTGCCGGCACCTTTGGATATGTCGACCCGAC GATCCATTTGTCTGGAAACTTCACCAAGAAAAGCGATGTGTATAGTTTCGGGATCGTGTTATTCGAGTTGATCACAGGGCAACCTGTGATAATCAGTAGTTCTGAAAACAACATCCACATAGTGGATTGGGCAATGCCTCTGATTTCAGAAGGAAGGCATGAAAGCATTGTGGATCAAAGATTAGAAGGCCCCATAGAAAGTTGTTCAGCTAGAAAATTTATGGAGCTGGCTTTGTCTTGCACACACCCAACTTCAACACAAAGGCCTGAAATGAGCGATGTGGTGAAACAACTGATTGAGTGTCAAGAAATGGCTCAGAACAGACCACCTGCACATACGCCACTTAACAATGAACATTTTTCTTATACTTCAATTGGCTCTGATTCAATTTTAAGTCCCAGGTAG
- the LOC111779096 gene encoding profilin-3-like, which translates to MSWQTYVDDHLMCEIEGNHLTSAAIIGHDASVWAQSASFPQFKPEEIAAVMKDFDEPGSLAPTGLHLAGTKYMVIQGEPGAVVRGKKGAGGITVKKTEKAVIIGIYDEPVTPGQCNMVVERLGDYLIEQGL; encoded by the exons ATGTCGTGGCAAACTTACGTCGATGATCACCTCATGTGTGAGATTGAAGGCAACCATCTCACCTCCGCCGCCATCATTGGACATGACGCCAGTGTTTGGGCGCAGAGCGCCTCTTTCCCTCAG TTTAAGCCGGAGGAGATTGCAGCGGTTATGAAAGATTTTGATGAGCCTGGATCTCTTGCCCCAACTGGTTTACACCTTGCTGGAACCAAATACATGGTTATCCAGGGCGAGCCTGGAGCTGTTGTTCGTGGCAAAAAG GGCGCTGGTGGAATCACTgtgaagaaaacagagaaagcTGTGATTATTGGTATATACGATGAACCTGTGACTCCTGGACAATGCAATATGGTGGTGGAAAGGTTGGGAGATTACCTGATCGAACAGGGTCTGTAG
- the LOC111779073 gene encoding protein IQ-DOMAIN 14-like, with protein MGKATRWLKGLLGIKKDKDPSGNSDSKPTPVVSDRKEKKRWSFAKSGRDSGQTPPPTVAVESAWFSSYISDSEKEQNKHAIAVAAATAAAADAAVAAAQAAVAVVRLTSQRRGPLYTTGRDRWAAVKIQTVFKGYLARKALRALKGLVKLQAVVRGFLVRKRAAATLHSMQALFRAQTALRTQRARRSFNKENRFIPEIRPRKSAERFDEIRSEFHSKRLSIASSYETSINSLDESPKIVEIDTYRTRSKSRRYISTLSEYGGDEAAPLQAITSPLPYSNRPRTFTLDCHNVHRDFEWCLMGEDCKFPTAHSTPRLSNSFASTNMSVTPSKSVCGDSFFRPYMNCPNYMANTQSFKAKLRSQSAPKQRPEPGSKKKLSLNEIMAARNSLSSVRMQRPSNQTLQEHEEHEEHEEHDEDEETSYDF; from the exons atGGGGAAAGCTACCAGATGGTTGAAGGGTCTGTTGGGAATCAAGAAAGACAAAGACCCATCTGGGAATTCCGATTCAAAACCAACGCCGGTGGTTTCCGacagaaaggagaagaaaagatggAGTTTTGCGAAGTCCGGTAGAGATTCCGGCCAAACGCCGCCGCCAACTGTGGCTGTAGAATCGGCTTGGTTTAGTTCCTACATTTCTGATTCGGAGAAAGAGCAAAACAAGCACGCAATTGCAGTGGCGGCTGctactgctgctgctgctgatgcTGCCGTCGCCGCAGCTCAGGCGGCGGTCGCCGTTGTCCGGCTGACAAGCCAAAGAAGAGGTCCTCTGTATACTACTGGAAGAGATAGATGGGCTGCTGTCAAGATTCAAACAGTCTTTAAAGGCTATTTG GCTCGAAAAGCTCTACGAGCTCTCAAGGGACTGGTTAAGTTGCAGGCTGTCGTTCGAGGATTTCTCGTCCGAAAACGAGCTGCTGCAACTCTTCACAGTATGCAGGCACTTTTTAGAGCTCAAACTGCTCTTAGAACTCAAAGAGCTCGTCGATCtttcaataaagaaaataggtTTATCCCCGAGATTCGACCCCGAAAATCTGCA GAACGTTTTGATGAAATAAGAAGTGAATTTCATAGTAAGAGATTGTCTATAGCATCATCTTACGAAACCTCCATCAACTCATTGGACGAGAGCCCAAAAATCGTCGAAATCGACACGTACCGAACCCGATCAAAGTCTCGTAGGTACATCTCTACATTGTCCGAATATGGAGGAGACGAAGCAGCACCACTTCAAGCAATCACTTCGCCATTGCCATATTCGAATCGACCTCGCACGTTTACGCTTGATTGTCACAATGTGCATCGAGACTTCGAATGGTGTTTGATGGGCGAAGACTGCAAGTTCCCTACAGCTCACAGCACGCCTCGGCTATCGAATTCATTCGCCTCAACGAACATGTCAGTCACCCCATCAAAGAGCGTCTGCGGGGACAGCTTCTTTAGGCCTTACATGAACTGCCCGAATTATATGGCGAACACGCAATCGTTCAAGGCGAAATTGAGGTCTCAAAGTGCCCCAAAACAAAGGCCAGAGCCAGGATCCAAGAAGAAGCTGTCGTTGAATGAAATAATGGCAGCAAGAAACAGCTTAAGCAGTGTAAGAATGCAGAGACCAAGCAACCAAACTCTgcaagaacatgaagaacatgaagaacatgaagaacatgatgaagatgaagaaacatCATATGATTTTTGA
- the LOC111778496 gene encoding nuclear poly(A) polymerase 4-like, translated as MGRAEYSPLTAKQAVPKCHGVTQPISLAGPCDADVQRNKELEKFLVDSGLYESKEESAKREEVLCRIGQIVKDWVKQLTRIKGYTDQMVEDANAVIFTFGSYRLGVHGPGADIDTLCVGPCYVNREEDFFYILHNILEELEEVTELQPVPDAHVPVMKFKFDGISIDLLYASISRLVVPEDLDISDVSVLYNVDEQTVRSLNGCRVADQILKLVPNIENFRTALRCLKFWAKRRGVYSNVTGFLGGVNLALLVARVCQLYPNAVPSMLLSRFFRVYTQWRWPNPVMLCAIEEDDLGCSVWDPRKNHRDRTHHMPIITPAYPCMNSSYNVSTSTLRVMMEQFQFGNRVCEEIELNKAQWSSLFEPYLFFESYKNYLQVDIVAADADDLRTWKGWVESRLRQLTLKIERNTNGKLQCHPYPHEYVDTSKPCAHCAFFMGLQRKQGEIIQEGQQFDIRSTVDDFKHNVNMYMFWKPGMEIFVSHVHRRQIPLFVFPEGHRPRASRVSALQRSDGPNQEDVQNCRSGSGERYLKRKNDLNRIEGEHGFPDKRRSISPRRQDSVSSNISQFSNSASSEHPEADVEAKTIDEKNSMCQTITRETEELTFGVSSIGSGSSRKESRSVESDKGCTKEKLESEKIPCIEIGHRCASNSSVITTLASESSSCENVGFAAGSSEGNAGSIEGSANESNNPGTPVVDSCEADSELQLENSCVNGDIMHMEPKPNAALEMALNPGGGVKTETIPNSVIRLSMASTA; from the exons ATGGGGAGAGCAGAGTATTCACCGTTAACTGCTAAACAAGCGGTGCCGAAGTGCCATGGTGTGACACAGCCAATATCGTTGGCAGGGCCCTGTGACGCTGACGTGCAAAGAAACAAGGAGTTGGAAAAG TTTCTGGTTGATTCTGGCTTGTACGAAAGCAAAGAGGAATCTGCCAAGAGAGAGGAGGTTCTTTGCCGGATAGGACAG ATTGTGAAAGACTGGGTAAAACAGCTTACTCGCATAAAAGGTTATACAGATCAAATGGTGGAGGATGCGAATGCTGTGATCTTTACTTTTGGTTCCTATCGTCTCGGG GTGCATGGACCTGGAGCTGATATAGACACGTTATGTGTTGGACCATGCTATGTGAACCGGGAG gaggatttcttttatatattacaCAATATTTTGGAAGAACTGGAAGAAGTGACTGAGTTGCAGCCAGTTCCTGATGCTCATGTCCCAGTGATGAAATTCAAGTTTGATGGAATATCTATTGACCTACTTTATGCAAGTATATCTCGTCTGGTTGTGCCTGAA GATTTGGATATCTCTGACGTGTCTGTCCTGTATAATGTTGATGAGCAAACTGTTAGAAGTCTTAATGGTTGTCGGGTTGCTGATCAAATTCTAAAGCTTGTTCCAAATATTGAG AATTTTCGAACAGCACTTAGATGCTTGAAGTTTTGGGCAAAAAGGCGTGGTGTTTATTCAAAT GTTACTGGATTTCTTGGTGGGGTAAACTTGGCACTTCTTGTGGCACGGGTTTGTCAGCTTTATCCAAATGCAGTACCAAGTATGCTGTTGTCTCGATTTTTCAGAGTCTATACCCAGTGGCGTTGGCCAAACCCTGTGATGTTGTGTGCAATTGAGGAAGATGATCTTGGGTGTTCTGTATGGGATCCTCGTAAAAATCATCGCGATAGAACTCATCATATGCCTATTATAACACCTGCATATCCATGCATGAATTCTAGCTACAATGTTTCTACAAGTACGCTCCGAGTTATGATGGAACAGTTCCAGTTTGGTAACAGAGTTTGTGAG GAAATTGAGCTGAATAAAGCACAGTGGAGTTCTCTTTTTGAGCCgtatttgttttttgaaaGCTACAAAAACTATTTGCAAGTTGATATAGTAGCAGCTGATGCTGATGACCTACGCACTTGGAAAGGATGGGTAGAGTCTCGGCTTAGGCAGTTAACATTgaag ATTGAGAGGAATACTAACGGAAAGTTACAGTGTCATCCTTATCCACATGAATATGTCGACACATCCAAGCCATGCGCCCATTGTGCGTTTTTCATGGGCCTGCAGAGGAAGCAGGGAGAAATAATTCAAGAAGGGCAGCAGTTTGATATACGTTCAACAGTTGATGACTTCAAGCATAATGTAAATATGTACATGTTTTGGAAGCCAGGAATGGAAATCTTTGTTTCTCATGTCCATAGAAGGCAGATCCCTCTTTTTGTGTTTCCAGAAGGTCATAGACCTCGTGCTTCAAGGGTGTCAGCTTTGCAACGTTCTGATGGACCAAATCAAGAAGATGTACAAAATTGTAGGAGTGGCAGTGGTGAGAGATACcttaagagaaaaaatgatCTCAATCGAATTGAAGGAGAGCATGGTTTTCCTGACAAACGACGGTCTATTAGTCCTAGAAGGCAGGATTCAGTTTCATCCAACATCAGTCAATTTTCAAATAGTGCTTCTTCTGAGCATCCGGAAGCTGATGTTGAAGCTAAAACTATTGATGAGAAGAATAGTATGTGTCAGACGATCACTCGGGAAACTGAAGAGTTGACTTTTGGTGTCTCTAGTATTGGCAGTGGTTCTTCAAGGAAAGAATCTAGAAGTGTAGAGAGTGACAAAGGGTGTACAAAAGAGAAACTTGAGTCAGAAAAAATTCCTTGTATCGAAATTGGTCATAGATGTGCATCTAATTCCAGTGTGATCACTACCTTAGCCAGTGAAAGTAGTTCCTGCGAGAATGTTGGGTTTGCTGCGGGTAGTAGTGAAGGAAATGCTGGGAGCATAGAAGGAAGTGCTAATGAAAGTAACAATCCAGGGACACCTGTGGTTGATTCGTGTGAGGCAGATTCTGAACTTCAGTTGGAGAACAGTTGTGTAAATGGAGATATCATGCATATGGAGCCAAAG CCAAATGCTGCACTTGAGATGGCATTAAATCCTGGAGGTGGGGTTAAAACAGAAACCATCCCGAACTCAGTGATAAG ATTGAGTATGGCCTCAACAGCGTAA
- the LOC111779416 gene encoding clavaminate synthase-like protein At3g21360, with protein MAVDNFMEIQIPHQKHYHGSYFPLVLSPSSASFTISSFTRAIKAQKPLLDSLILKSGAVLFRGFPVDSSSDFNDVVESFGFEEFPYVGGAAPRTRVVGRVFTANESPPDQKIPFHHELAQVPEFPAKLFFYCEVEPTSGGETPIVLSHVVYEKVKVKYPEFVQRLEEQGLIYTRILGEDDDPSSPIGRGWKSTFLTDDKRIAEERAAKLGMKVEWLNDGVKTVMGPIPAIKYDEVRQRKIWFNSMVAAYTGWEDARNDPVKAVTFGDGTPLPADIIYDCLRILEEESVAIPWQKGDVLLIDNWAVLHSRRPFLPPRRVLASLCR; from the exons ATGGCGGTAGATAATTTCATGGAAATTCAAATTCCGCACCAGAAACACTACCATGGAAGCTATTTCCCGTTAGTTTTATCGCCATCTTCAGCTTCTTTCACCATCTCATCCTTCACTCGAGCCATCAAGGCCCAGAAACCATTACTCGATTCGCTGATTCTCAAATCCGGAGCAGTACTCTTCAGAGGTTTTCCGGTTGATTCATCATCTGACTTCAACGACGTCGTGGAGTCCTTTGGTTTCGAGGAGTTTCCGTACGTCGGAGGCGCAGCTCCTCGAACTAGGGTTGTTGGTCGGGTTTTCACCGCCAACGAATCTCCGCCGGACCAGAAGATCCCGTTTCATCACGAATTGGCCCAG gtGCCTGAATTTCCTGCCAAATTGTTTTTCTATTGTGAAGTGGAGCCTACAAGTGGTGGAGAAACACCCATTGTTCTTAGTCACGTTGTTTATGAGAAAGTGAAAGTGAAATATCCAGAGTTTGTTCAGAGGTTGGAAGAACAGGGTTTAATTTACACAAGGATTTTGGGAGAAGATGATGATCCATCATCTCCAATTGGCCGTGGTTGGAAATCTACATTCTTGACTGACGACAAGCGCATTGCTGAAGAAAG GGCAGCTAAGCTGGGAATGAAGGTTGAATGGTTAAATGATGGAGTGAAAACTGTTATGGGTCCAATCCCAGCAATCAAGTACGACGAAGTGCGGCAGCGTAAGATTTGGTTTAACAGCATGGTTGCAGCATACACCGGCTGGGAAGATGCAAGGAACGACCCCGTAAAGGCCGTAACGTTCGGGGACGGTACTCCACTGCCAGCTGATATCATCTACGACTGCTTGAGAATTCTGGAAGAGGAGTCTGTTGCCATTCCTTGGCAGAAAGGAGATGTTTTGCTGATAGACAATTGGGCTGTTCTTCACTCTCGTAGGCCTTTCCTCCCTCCTCGCCGTGTGCTAGCTTCACTTTGCAGGTAA
- the LOC111778924 gene encoding probable protein phosphatase 2C 6: MSSMSAIDNGRGSCEISWGFGLDKGRRTSMEDAIAIVPEFLSPARWKDDGSEKEKPLVHYFGLFDGHGGPQVSTYCSKKFHELLAEEWNRGVSENGQQERWKMALTRSYERVDDAFKDKTLAPYSVGSTALVVLLSACQIIVASCGDSRALLCRRNQAIPLTVDHKIQLQFSIRPDEYDRLIKGGAKILFVGCPRVEGVLAMTRAIGDHYLKPWIIFDPEVTFTSRTEEDECLILASDGVWDVLSNDDVMKMACSVLKRQRKKLALGGTGNVIYPAQCAANKIRKEASNLSGDNISVIVVDLKAPNEGSLN, from the exons ATGAGCTCGATGAGTGCAATAGACAATGGACGCGGTAGTTGTGAGATTTCATGGGGTTTTGGATTGGACAAGGGACGTAGAACTTCAATGGAGGATGCCATTGCCATTGTTCCGGAGTTTCTATCTCCAGCTAGATGGAAAGATGACGGGTCCGAGAAAGAGAAACCTTTAGTTCATTATTTTGGCTTGTTTGATGGCCATGGAGGCCCTCAG GTGAGTACTTATTGTTCAAAGAAGTTCCATGAACTATTAGCAGAAGAGTGGAATAGAGGGGTTTCTGAAAACGGTCAGCAAGAGAGATGGAAAATGGCATTGACGAGGTCTTATGAGAGGGTTGATGATGCCTTCAAGGACAAGACTCTGGCCCCATATTCAGTTGGATCTACTGCTTTGGTTGTTCTTCTGTCAGCTTGCCAGATAATTGTTGCCAGCTGTGGTGACTCTAGAGCATTGCTTTGTCGTAGGAATCAAGCCATTCCCTTGACGGTTGACCACAAGATTCAATTACAATTCTCTAT CAGGCCAGATGAATACGATAGACTTATTAAGGGAGGAGCAAAAATTCTGTTTGTAGGCTGTCCTAGGGTCGAAGGAGTGCTGGCAATGACCAGAGCAATAG GTGATCATTACTTGAAACCGTGGATTATATTTGATCCGGAGGTTACGTTCACATCGAGGACTGAGGAAGATGAGTGTTTGATTCTAGCAAGTGATGGAGTATGGGATGTCTTATCCAACGATGACGTGATGAAGATGGCTTGCAGCGTACTGAAAAGGCAACGCAAGAAGTTGGCGCTTGGTGGAACTGGTAATGTAATTTATCCAGCTCAATGTGCTGCAAATAAAATACGCAAGGAAGCTAGTAATTTGAGTGGCGACAACATCTCAGTTATTGTAGTTGACTTAAAAGCACCAAATGAGGGATCTCTAAACTGA